The Bradyrhizobium sp. CCBAU 051011 DNA segment CAGAATTTCAAAATCGGCCACGACCGCATGCCGCTGGCGATCGTCCATGCGCTCGGCCTCGTCAAGCTCGCCGCCGCCCAGACCAACCTGGAACTCGGACTGATTGACGAACGCAAAGCCAACGCCATCATCCGCGCCGCGCGCGAGGTGATCGAAGGCAAACTCGACGATCACTTTCCGCTGGTGGTCTGGCAGACCGGCTCCGGCACCCAGACCAACATGAACCTCAACGAGGTGATCGCCAACCGCGCCAACGAGATGCTGGGCGGCGAACTCGGCGCCAAGGAGCCGGTTCATCCCAACGACCACGTCAACATGAGCCAGTCGTCGAACGATTCATTTCCGACGGCGATGCATATCGCCGCCGCCGAACGCATCATCGCCGACCTGATCCCGGCGCTCGACGAACTGCATGGCGCATTGCGAAGCAAGGAAAAGGCGTTCGCCAAGATCGTCAAGATCGGGCGGACCCATACCCAGGACGCAACGCCGCTGACGCTGGGGCAGGAATTCTCAGGCTACGCCGCGCAGGTCGAGAGCGGGATCGCGCGGCTGCGAACGGCGGTGAAGGAACTGTTCCCGCTGGCGCAAGGCGGCACTGCGGTTGGAACCGGCCTCAATTCGAAGCCGAAATTTGCCAAACTGTTCGCCAAGCACGTTGCCGAAATTACCAAGCTTCCCTTCACCAGCGCAGCCAACAAGTTCGAGGCGCTGGCTTCCAACGATGCGTATGTCAGCGTGCATGGCGCGATCAATTCGGTCGCGACCGGTCTGTTCAAGATCGCCAACGACATTCGCCTCTTGGGCTCAGGCCCGCGCTCCGGTCTTGGTGAATTGGTCTTACCAGAAAACGAACCGGGCTCGTCGATCATGCCCGGCAAGGTCAACCCGACGCAGTGCGAAGCGATGACCATGGTGTGCTGCCAGGTGTTCGGCAATCAGACTGCCGTCACCGTCGCCGGCAGCCAGGGGCATTTCGAATTGAACGTCTACAAGCCGGTTTTGGCATATTGTATGATGAATTCCATTCAACTGCTGTCAGATGCGGCACGCTCGTTCACCGAGCACTGCGTGGTCGGCATCCGCGCCGACGAAAAGCGAATCCGCGAGTTGATGGAGCGATCGCTGATGCTGGTCACTGCACTGGCGCCGAAGATCGGATACGACAACGCCGCGAAGGTCGCCAAGTCAGCGCACGCACGCGGAACGACGTTGAAGGAAGAGGCTGTGCGCCTCGGCTTTGTGGACGCCGCCGAATTCGAACGCCTGGTGCAGCCGGACAAAATGACACACCCGGGCTGATGGCCGCATTCCCCCCGGGAAACTACGGATGAGGGATAGAAATTATGGATGATATCTGAAGAATGAGGTTGATCATCTATCGCGATTGCGTTGATGCGTGGTAGGAGCAGGGATTATTCGGTTTTCGCAGAGCGAAATTTATTTTTTGATGTTATCAATAAGCGCTACACGGGGATTCCGGATGACCGGTCAATTTGCATGCGTGCTACGTGACTTTTTTCTGCCCCATGAATCATCATGCCTTCGAGTCGCCGGATGATGGAGACGAACATGGGCGACGTGATCAACCTGAAGCGATTCAAGAAGCGTAACGAACGGGAACAATCGGCAAATCAGGCCGATGCCAACCGCGCGCGGTTCGGCCGGACCAAAGCCGAACGCACGCTCGACGAACGTCGCAAGGATCGCGCTGCAGATCTTCTGGACCAGCACAAGCTCGATGACGGAGAGGCGTCATGAAGTCACCCGTCGTCAAGCGCTCGATCGTCGTCGCCGGCCACAAGACCAGCGTCAGCCTCGAAGAGGCTTTCTGGAACGGCATGAAGGAAATCTCGGGCCTGCGGAACATGACGCTGTCCGAGTTGGTCGGCGAGATCGACGGCAATCGCCAGCAGGGCAATCTGTCCTCGGCGATCCGCCTCTTCGTGCTCGACTACTTCCGCACCCGCGCCATGCCGGCCGCCGCGCCGGACGCGCCGCGGCCGCAGGCTTAGGCCTCGATCGGCGAGCGCGTTACGCCGCGCGCCCGCCCTCTCTGTCCGCTCAATAAACGAGTCCGGTGCCGGGCGGCTTTTCCAGCGCCGCGGCCAGCGACCGATACTCCTCGCAGCCGGTGCCGCAGATCGCCGCGATCCGGGTCAGATGATACGACGCCTGGTCGCGATTGCCCTGCTCGATCTGCCACAGGCCGTAATATTGCCAGGTCAGCACGTGCTTTGGATCCGCCTTCAACGCGCGCTCGTACCAGGTCTGCGACAGTTTGTAGTCGCCGAGCTTGCGATAGGAATAGCCGATCAGGTTGGCAACATCAGCATTGTCGTCGCGGCCGAGCGCCTTCAGCTGCGCGATGGCGTCAGCGTAGTCCTGTCGCTCGTAAATCGTTGCGTGCGCGGCGCGATATCCCTGCCTGAACGCGGCATCGTCGGCGCTCGACTGCTTGGTGGCCTTCTTCTTGGCTTTCGAGCTCGACTTGGGCCCGGACCGGTTGTCCGGCGGCGGCGGGGTGGCCGAAGGCGGGTCACCGCCGCCTCCCGCGGCAAAGGCCGGAATGGATGGCGGCGAAGCGATCAGAACCATTGAAAACATGGCCAGCGTTGCAAGCTTGATGGCCGACTTCATCATGCGAACCTCCGGTTTTCCTTACGTGAGTGAATCCATGGTCCAGCCGCAGGTACAGACCCCGCCGCAAGCGAAGTATTCCGCCGGTTCGCCTGGAAAGCGTTGCGCCAGCGGCAAGCTGGACGAATGATGACAATGCGTATCTAATTGATGGACGTCACGGTTCCCCTGCAAAGCAGTGGGCGGAACCGCTAATACAGACACCCATCGAGAGCCCTGGAGAGAGAAATGGACATCGCAAAGCTGACCACGCCTCGCGACCTCAGTCCATTTTCGGAAGCTCTCCATGCCTGCCTTTCTCGTTCTGGATTCCATCTCCCTTGCCACCCCTGACGGACGCCCGCTGTTCGATGGACTGACGCTCGCAATTGGCGACGAGCGCACCGGCCTTGTCGGCCGCAATGGTAGCGGCAAATCCACCTTGCTGCGCCTGATCGCGGGCGAGATCGAACCCGCCGGCGGATCGCTGCAGCGCATCGGCTCGATCGGCATGCTGGCGCAGCTGACCGATGAACGGCTGACGGTCGACGAGGCGCTCGGTGTCACCGGCGGTCTTGCCCGGTTGCAGCGGCTCGAACGCGGCGAAGGATCGCTTGCTGATGCGGCGGAAGCAGATTGGACGCTGGAAACGAGGATAGAGGCGGCGCTGACTGGGGCCGGAGTGTCGTCATTGCCGCTGGATCGCCCGATCGTCTCCTTGAGCGGCGGCGAGCGGACCCGGGTCGCGCTGGCACGCCTTTTGATCGAGGCGCCGGACCTGCTGCTGCTGGATGAGCCCACCAACAATCTCGATGCCGATGGACGGCACGCCGTGGCGCAATTGCTCGAACGCTGGCAGGGCGGCGTCCTCGTTGCCAGCCACGACCGCGCACTGCTCGAACGCGTCGACCGCATCGTCGAACTGACGCCGGTCGGCATCACGATATTCGGCGGCGCGTGGCCGGCCTTTGCCGAAGCGCGTGAGGCGGCGCGGGCCCGCGCCGCCGATGACCTCGAGCGCGCTTCGGACGCGCTGCGCAATACCGAACGCGCGGTGCAGAAGGCTCGGGAAAAGAAAGCACGCCGCGACAAGGCCGGCCGCGCCTGGCGCGCCAAGGGCATCGAGGACAAGATGTTCATGGATCGCGAAAAGGAGCGCGCCGAGAACAGCGCCGCGCGCGCAAGCCACCTCGCCGGCCGCCTGCTCGGCGAGCGCACCGAGGCGCTGGAAATGGCCAAGGCGCAAGTCGAGATCCTGACGCCGCTATCGATCGATCTGCCGCGCACCGATCTGCCCGGCGGCCGCGAGCTCATTATCTTCAAGGACGTCGTGATGACCTTCGGCGAGCGCCGTCTGTTCGGACCGCTGTCGTTCGACATTCGCGGACCCGAGCGGATTGCCATCCGTGGCGCCAACGGTTCTGGCAAGACCACCTTGTTCCGCCTGCTCACCGGTGAGCTGAAGCCTGCGAGCGGCGACATCGGCCGCTTCACCGACCGCATTGCCGTGCTCGATCAGCATATCGGCCTGCTCGATCCCGCGCTAAGCATTCTCGACAATCTGCGCCGCCTCAATCCGGAGCTCTCGGCCAACGCGGCGCACGCGGCGCTAGCGCGGTTTGCATTCCGCAACAAGGCGGCGCTGCAGATCGCATCAACGCTCAGCGGCGGCGAGCGGCTGCGCGCGGGGCTTGCCTGCGTGTTCGCGCGACCGCAGCCGCCCTTGCTGTTGCTGCTGGACGAGCCGACCAACCATCTCGACCTCGCCTCGATCGAGGAACTGGAAGGTGCGCTGAAAGATTTCGACGGCGCGCTGATCGCGGTCAGCCACGATGAGGCGTTTCTGCGGGCGATCGGGATCGAAAGGGAGATCGTACTGAGTTAGACCGCGCAATGACAGGGTGGCGTGACGCGATTGCCGAACGGCAGCGAATGACGCGAGGAGCCCGACGCGGACATGACGGTCAATCGCAGTCGTCTTGGAACCAAACTCCGCGCGGCCGCGCGCCATTTGCGCCCGGAGCGGTGCCCTGTCTTTCGAAGTATTAATTTCGCCGCCAGCATCTCGTAATGGCGGAGCTGGCAACCATACCGTCGACCATCAAAGCGCGAGGTTTTTTGTGGGCGGTGCGTTGGAATACAATCTTACAACGCTGAGAATTTCCCGAGCATATGTCAGCCTACTGTCCCGCCCTGAGGGTGGTGACGCGACGGCGATTTCTCTGGCGTGGATCGGAGACTTTGAGATTCGTATGCACGCAGCCGTGCCTACGAGTGCCGCGGAGCAGCCGCTTTTCATCATCGATATCTTTGACCATGACGCGCAACTCTTTATCGACAGCCGCGCTTGTCACACCGTTGCGGAAGGCGCCATCGCGTTCGACGAATTCCTGCATATGGCGGAGCCCGTAGTAGGCAGGCCGCACAACAAACCCCCTGTGCATGGGCCGCCCGACTGATCTATCTCAGGACTACAACCGAAAAGGCGAGCCCAGCTTGCATTCGGAAGCTAAGGGACCGGTTTCACCAAAGCCCCCCACGATGATTTATGCGCGTTAGTGCACGACCAACACAGGAACGCTTCCGTCCACCAGGACCTCCGATGTTTGACTCCCCAAAATCAGCTTCCTGAGGCCGCGACGCCCATGAGAGGCCATGACGATCAAGTCGCAGCCTCTGGACTTTGCTGTTCCGATAATCGCAGTGGCTGGATGCGCATTCGGAACATGCACGAGTTCTGCGGATATCCCGATCTGCTCGGCCATAGCTCGAGCTTCATCGAGGGCCTCGCGCGCGCGTTGCTTGCCGGCTTCGTCAAGGCTATCCATCATTTCCTGCGTGGGAAAGGCGTGTCCGCTCCCATAGTCGAGCAGCAGCGGTTCGGTGACGGTGATAACTGTCACCTTGGCGTTCAAGGCCTTTGCCAAAGCAAAGCCATGCTTAACGCCTTTTCTCGCGACATCCGATCCATCCGTGCTCACGAGAATATTGGCGTACATTCGTTGGCTCCCGTGCTCGTTGAACATTTCCTTAAAAAGTGAGCCTTTTTCCTTCAAAAAGTGAACCTTGGCCGTAGGACATCGTAGCAGAAAGTACCAATCCGGCGCGCGGAATCGATAGATCAGCAAGGCCGCCGCGAGCGGTTCCCGACCGCCGAAGAACTGCAACGACAGGGCAGCGCGAGGGGCGGTGCGCGATGGACCGATGATTGATCTATCTCAAGATTCCGAAACGCGGGCCCAGCTTACATTCGGAAGGCAGCGGTACGTCCCGGACAATCGAGAGGTGATGCATGTACCGGCATATTCTCATTCCGACGGATGGCTCGGACCTAGCGGAGCATGGGGTGGCGCATGGGCTCGCGCTGGCGAAATCCCTTGGAGCGAAGGTATCTGTTATCTTCGTTCTCGAACCGTTTTCAGAACTGACAGGGCGGTTCCTTGAAGCCGTCGCAAGATATGCCGAGCTGCGCAAGGAGCAGGCCACGAGCGTGTTGGATCGCGCGGCAAACGCGGCCAAGGAGGCTGGTATTTCCTGCGAGACGATTCAGGTGGAGAACGGGCAACCCCATCAAGCCATCATCGCAGCAGCCGAGGACAAAGGCTGCGATCTCATTGTCATGTCATCGCATGGGCGCAGCGGACTTTCCAAGCTTCTGATCGGCAGTGTGACAAACAGGGTGCTCGCGCACGCGAAAATCCCCGTACTGATTTGTCGGTGAATGTGCAGACCGTCGATGGCTTAGAATATGCGCCTTGAGCATGATCTTTTCGGGAAACCGCTGCACACTTTTCCGGTCACGCTTTAGTTCGAGCGCGGCGACGGATTGCCGACCTGCGGCGTCAGCGCCAGCGGCGGACGCGGCGGCGGCGGCTTCTGCTTGGCGGCGCCCGGTGCGGGCCTGACGTCGATCGGCGGCGGCAGCGGCGCGACCTGCGGCTGGCCAGCGACAGGCGCGGGCGGCGCAGTGACGACGGGCGAGCGCTGCGGCGTAGCCGCCTTCTTCGCCGGCGGCCGCCGTTCGCGGCCACCCTTTGGCGCGGGGGTCACCGGCGCGCTCGGTGTCGCTTCCTGGATCGGTGAAAAACCCTCTGCGGGCAGCACGATCGGCGGCGGCGCCGGCGGCGGCGGCTCGCCGCGTTCGATCGCATCAAGCCTTCGGGTCTCGTGATCGATCGCGCGCACCGCCAGCCATGACGACAACGGCGCGACGTCGACGCTGCGGCTCAGCGCGTCCGGCGTGCCCACCGCAAGCAGTTGAATCTCCGGCTTCCCGGTCGTCATCGTCAGCGAAAGCGCGGCGCGGATATCGGCCTGATCGGCGGCAATATCGTATCCGCCGGAGACGATCGCCCGCACGCCATTGGCATCCAGCGTCGTCGCACCGACACGAAGCCGACCGTCCCGGATGGTGAACGGGATTTGCGCGGAAGGCACCGCGAGCGCGCCGGCCGGCAGTGCGGATTCGACGATCTGCTTCAATCGCACGTCGTCCTTGACTTGCCCGCTGTCATTGGCGCGAACCGCGACCTCGAAGGCGCGCGGGTCGAGACCGGCAATCCTGGCCGCCTCCAGCGTCAGCGTTCCGCTGCCCGACAGCGCGCCCGCCAGCGCCGAGGCGCTGCGGCCCTGGCTCGTCAGCGTCATCTGCAGCGACGCGCGGCCGCCGGGCATCGCGAGATTGCGGTAGCGCAGCGCGGTGCCGTCCACGTCCGAGAGCTGGACGCTCGCATTTACCGCAATTCCGTTCGCACCCGGTCTTGCATCGATACTCGCGGTAACATCGCCGCCGCCGATCTTGCCCCTGATGTCATCGAAGCTCAGCGACCGGCCATCGCTTTTGACCACCCCGCTCACCGGCTGCAGTTCGCTTCCGCCCGGAAGCAGGCCGCGCAGCGCCTGAAACGTGATTCTGCCGCGCCAGCCTTTCGCAAGCCCGGTGCCGAGCGGCTCGCCGGGATCGTGTCCGGCGGCACCGAGCGCCAGGGCAAAGGCCGGCGCCAGCGCGATCTGCTCGGCGCCGACTTCCCCTTCGATCTCCTTCTCCTCGCCGAGCATCACCGCCACTCGGCCACGCAGCCGCGAACCGCCGACGCTGCTATCGAGATCGTCGAAGGTCAGCCGGTTGCCGGCGAGCTGCACGCGCGAAGTCAGGCCGATGTTCTGCGCCAGCGTATC contains these protein-coding regions:
- the fumC gene encoding class II fumarate hydratase, which encodes MARSETSGNKSTRSETDSFGPIDVDADRYWGAQTERSRQNFKIGHDRMPLAIVHALGLVKLAAAQTNLELGLIDERKANAIIRAAREVIEGKLDDHFPLVVWQTGSGTQTNMNLNEVIANRANEMLGGELGAKEPVHPNDHVNMSQSSNDSFPTAMHIAAAERIIADLIPALDELHGALRSKEKAFAKIVKIGRTHTQDATPLTLGQEFSGYAAQVESGIARLRTAVKELFPLAQGGTAVGTGLNSKPKFAKLFAKHVAEITKLPFTSAANKFEALASNDAYVSVHGAINSVATGLFKIANDIRLLGSGPRSGLGELVLPENEPGSSIMPGKVNPTQCEAMTMVCCQVFGNQTAVTVAGSQGHFELNVYKPVLAYCMMNSIQLLSDAARSFTEHCVVGIRADEKRIRELMERSLMLVTALAPKIGYDNAAKVAKSAHARGTTLKEEAVRLGFVDAAEFERLVQPDKMTHPG
- a CDS encoding DUF4169 family protein, which produces MGDVINLKRFKKRNEREQSANQADANRARFGRTKAERTLDERRKDRAADLLDQHKLDDGEAS
- a CDS encoding ribbon-helix-helix domain-containing protein; protein product: MKSPVVKRSIVVAGHKTSVSLEEAFWNGMKEISGLRNMTLSELVGEIDGNRQQGNLSSAIRLFVLDYFRTRAMPAAAPDAPRPQA
- a CDS encoding lipopolysaccharide assembly protein LapB; amino-acid sequence: MMKSAIKLATLAMFSMVLIASPPSIPAFAAGGGGDPPSATPPPPDNRSGPKSSSKAKKKATKQSSADDAAFRQGYRAAHATIYERQDYADAIAQLKALGRDDNADVANLIGYSYRKLGDYKLSQTWYERALKADPKHVLTWQYYGLWQIEQGNRDQASYHLTRIAAICGTGCEEYRSLAAALEKPPGTGLVY
- a CDS encoding ABC-F family ATP-binding cassette domain-containing protein, coding for MPAFLVLDSISLATPDGRPLFDGLTLAIGDERTGLVGRNGSGKSTLLRLIAGEIEPAGGSLQRIGSIGMLAQLTDERLTVDEALGVTGGLARLQRLERGEGSLADAAEADWTLETRIEAALTGAGVSSLPLDRPIVSLSGGERTRVALARLLIEAPDLLLLDEPTNNLDADGRHAVAQLLERWQGGVLVASHDRALLERVDRIVELTPVGITIFGGAWPAFAEAREAARARAADDLERASDALRNTERAVQKAREKKARRDKAGRAWRAKGIEDKMFMDREKERAENSAARASHLAGRLLGERTEALEMAKAQVEILTPLSIDLPRTDLPGGRELIIFKDVVMTFGERRLFGPLSFDIRGPERIAIRGANGSGKTTLFRLLTGELKPASGDIGRFTDRIAVLDQHIGLLDPALSILDNLRRLNPELSANAAHAALARFAFRNKAALQIASTLSGGERLRAGLACVFARPQPPLLLLLDEPTNHLDLASIEELEGALKDFDGALIAVSHDEAFLRAIGIEREIVLS
- a CDS encoding universal stress protein; its protein translation is MYANILVSTDGSDVARKGVKHGFALAKALNAKVTVITVTEPLLLDYGSGHAFPTQEMMDSLDEAGKQRAREALDEARAMAEQIGISAELVHVPNAHPATAIIGTAKSRGCDLIVMASHGRRGLRKLILGSQTSEVLVDGSVPVLVVH
- a CDS encoding universal stress protein: MYRHILIPTDGSDLAEHGVAHGLALAKSLGAKVSVIFVLEPFSELTGRFLEAVARYAELRKEQATSVLDRAANAAKEAGISCETIQVENGQPHQAIIAAAEDKGCDLIVMSSHGRSGLSKLLIGSVTNRVLAHAKIPVLICR